From the genome of Anaerolineae bacterium:
ATCGCCCCAGCCCCATCCATCTCCGCCGCCTCGTACAGGTGGCCCGGGATGTTCTGCAGGCCCGCCAGGAAGATGATCATCCTGCCACCTACCCCCCACAGGCTCATGATGATCAGCCCGGGCAGGGCCCAGACCTGGCTCTGGAACCACAACGGCCCCTCGAGGCCGATCATTTTGAGGAAGGTGTTGAGCAAGCCGTAGGCCGGGCTGAAGATCCACATCCAGATGAGGGTCAGTGCCACTCCACCAAGCAGCGAGGGGAGGTAGAACGCGGTACGGTAGAAGCGCATCCCCGGCACTCTCTGGTTCAGTAGCATGGCCACCGTGAGCGCCAGCACCATGCCTAGAGGAACGGAGGCGAGGGAGTAGCGGAAGGTGACGCTAAGGGATATGCCGAACTTATCATCGGCGGAGAACAGCTTGCGGTAGTTGTCCAGCCCCACCCACTTCGAGGGCTCCAGCAACGAGTAGTCGGTGAAGCTGAAGTAGAAGGAGGCTATCATTGGCCCAATGGTGAAGAAGAGGAAGCCAAGGATCCAGGGCAAGATGAAGAGATAGCCGTCCAGCTTCTCCCGGCTGGACGCGGACATGCCTCGCCAGGGCAGGCGA
Proteins encoded in this window:
- a CDS encoding sugar ABC transporter permease — encoded protein: MSASSREKLDGYLFILPWILGFLFFTIGPMIASFYFSFTDYSLLEPSKWVGLDNYRKLFSADDKFGISLSVTFRYSLASVPLGMVLALTVAMLLNQRVPGMRFYRTAFYLPSLLGGVALTLIWMWIFSPAYGLLNTFLKMIGLEGPLWFQSQVWALPGLIIMSLWGVGGRMIIFLAGLQNIPGHLYEAAEMDGAGAMRRFWHVTVPMLTPTIFFNLVMGIIGSLQTFAQAFIATQGGPNNATLFYGLYLYQNAFQYFEMGYASALAWILFAIILALTLVVIRSSPMWVFYEGTLRK